The Ancylobacter sp. WKF20 genome contains a region encoding:
- a CDS encoding DUF4170 domain-containing protein, with the protein MTTPQLLHLVFGGELESLDGVTFKDLDKLDVVGIFPNYATAHAAWKAKAQQTVDNAQMRYFVVHLHRLLDPETSPAAR; encoded by the coding sequence ATGACCACCCCTCAGCTTCTTCATCTGGTTTTCGGCGGCGAACTCGAAAGCCTTGACGGCGTCACCTTCAAGGATCTCGACAAGCTCGACGTCGTGGGCATCTTTCCGAACTACGCCACCGCCCATGCCGCCTGGAAAGCCAAGGCGCAGCAGACGGTGGACAATGCCCAGATGCGCTATTTCGTCGTCCATCTGCATCGCCTGCTGGATCCCGAGACCAGCCCGGCCGCGCGCTGA
- a CDS encoding 3'(2'),5'-bisphosphate nucleotidase CysQ has product MSENAADRPTPPHAPLADPLADPAVAAGHLAEAVVAAGAVAVAMFRDGVKSWSKHNDSPVTEADLAVDLMLRERLSLIGPDYGWLSEETVDEPSRLTRRRVWIVDPIDGTRAYMAGGADWCVEAALVEDGRPIAGALFAPVTEELFIAVRGGGATRNGRAIEASQAPNLAGARVDGPVPFLNHIDRAGTAHRVQRIRSLALRIARVATGELDAAFASPNGNDWDLAAADLLVHEAGGRLTTLDGLPLAYNAPIPRHGALVSSGALLHPSLMDAVR; this is encoded by the coding sequence ATGAGCGAGAACGCCGCCGACCGCCCAACCCCGCCGCACGCCCCACTGGCTGATCCGCTGGCCGATCCGGCCGTCGCGGCAGGGCACCTTGCCGAAGCCGTGGTCGCCGCCGGCGCCGTGGCGGTCGCCATGTTCCGCGACGGGGTGAAGTCTTGGTCGAAGCACAATGACTCGCCGGTGACCGAGGCGGACCTGGCCGTCGACCTGATGCTGCGCGAGCGGCTCAGCCTCATCGGCCCGGATTATGGCTGGCTGTCGGAAGAGACGGTGGACGAGCCCTCGCGCCTGACGCGCCGCCGGGTCTGGATCGTCGATCCGATCGACGGCACCCGCGCCTATATGGCCGGCGGGGCGGACTGGTGCGTCGAGGCCGCGCTGGTGGAGGATGGCCGCCCCATCGCCGGCGCGCTGTTCGCCCCGGTGACGGAAGAACTGTTCATCGCCGTGCGCGGCGGCGGGGCGACCCGCAACGGGCGGGCGATCGAGGCCTCGCAGGCGCCGAATCTTGCCGGGGCGCGCGTCGACGGGCCGGTGCCCTTCCTCAACCATATCGACCGCGCGGGCACCGCCCACCGGGTGCAGCGGATCCGCTCGCTCGCCCTGCGCATCGCCCGCGTCGCCACCGGCGAGCTCGATGCCGCCTTCGCCTCGCCCAATGGTAACGACTGGGACCTTGCCGCCGCCGACCTTTTGGTGCACGAAGCAGGGGGACGCCTCACCACCCTCGACGGGCTTCCGCTCGCCTACAACGCTCCGATACCGCGCCATGGAGCGCTGGTGTCGTCCGGCGCGCTGCTGCATCCCTCGCTGATGGATGCCGTGCGCTGA